One genomic window of Polynucleobacter sp. HIN11 includes the following:
- the nuoH gene encoding NADH-quinone oxidoreductase subunit NuoH, with protein sequence MGNWIDLITSHGEQLFGSFWPLVWNLAKILIIVLPIFGAVAYLTLWERKLIGWMHIRLGPNRVGPLGLFQPIADALKLLMKEIVSPTRASHTLYIIAPLMVLTPALAAWAVVPFQADLVLADVNAGLLYVMAITSVGVYGVILAGWASNSKYPFLGAMRASAQMISYEIAMGLALVTVLMVAGSLNLSNIVRSQEVGIFADMGLNFLSWNWLPLLPMFVIYFISGVAETNRHPFDVVEGESEIVAGHMVEYSGMAFALFFLAEYANMILIAALTSIMFLGGWLPILDLPILRDIPGFFWLFAKIFFVLSCFIWLRASLPRYRYDQIMRLGWKVFIPLTVVWVLLVGAWILSPWNIWS encoded by the coding sequence ATGGGCAACTGGATCGATCTCATTACCAGCCACGGCGAACAACTGTTTGGTTCGTTCTGGCCTTTGGTTTGGAACTTAGCGAAGATCCTGATCATCGTATTACCCATCTTTGGTGCGGTCGCTTACCTTACTCTGTGGGAGCGTAAGCTGATTGGCTGGATGCACATTCGTTTGGGTCCAAATCGGGTTGGTCCCCTCGGTTTATTCCAGCCGATTGCAGATGCACTCAAGCTATTGATGAAGGAGATCGTCTCCCCAACACGCGCCAGTCATACGCTCTACATCATTGCCCCTCTCATGGTGCTTACCCCGGCACTTGCTGCATGGGCAGTGGTGCCATTCCAGGCAGACTTAGTTCTAGCGGATGTAAATGCCGGTCTCTTATATGTGATGGCCATAACCTCGGTGGGTGTGTATGGCGTGATCTTGGCAGGGTGGGCCTCAAACTCGAAGTACCCATTCTTGGGAGCGATGCGTGCTTCTGCTCAAATGATCTCTTATGAGATTGCCATGGGCTTAGCCCTGGTGACCGTATTGATGGTGGCCGGCTCCTTAAATCTCAGTAATATCGTGCGCTCTCAAGAGGTGGGCATCTTTGCCGACATGGGCCTGAACTTCCTCTCGTGGAACTGGTTGCCCTTACTACCCATGTTTGTGATCTATTTCATCTCTGGAGTTGCGGAGACCAATCGTCACCCCTTTGATGTGGTGGAAGGTGAGTCAGAGATTGTTGCGGGTCATATGGTGGAGTACTCTGGCATGGCCTTCGCATTATTTTTCTTGGCTGAATACGCCAATATGATCTTGATTGCCGCCTTAACGTCGATCATGTTCTTGGGTGGTTGGTTACCAATCCTTGATTTACCTATCTTGCGCGATATTCCAGGATTTTTCTGGTTATTTGCCAAGATCTTTTTTGTGCTCTCGTGCTTTATTTGGTTACGGGCTTCATTGCCACGGTATCGCTATGACCAAATTATGCGTTTGGGTTGGAAGGTGTTTATTCCGTTAACCGTGGTTTGGGTATTGTTGGTTGGGGCCTGGATTTTGTCCCCCTGGAACATTTGGAGCTAA